The nucleotide window ATCCAGGTTATCCATATCATAGAGATGATTCTCAAACCCGACTTTCAGATTGTCATACACCGTTGGATCAAACATTGAAATAAACCCACTTTCTTATCCTTTAACCTGTATTGTAGTACATTCTCATTTTTCATGCGAACGATGTGCCTATTGAACTCTCTTGCTCGGCAAACAAAAAAAAGCCCAGTCACTAGGACTGGGCTTTGGTTATGCATGAGATCTGGCAAGATCCCGTAGCTTGGCTTATTCTTCTTCAGCTTTTTCTTCAGCTGCCGGTTCAGCTTCCTCAGCAGATGCTGTTGGCTCTTCCTCAACCGCTTGTGGCGGCATAACGGAAGCGATAATGGATTCAGGTGATGTTACGAGTGTCAAACCTTTATTCAGTTTGATATCCGCAGCAGTCAAGCGATCACCAATGTCCAATCCGCTCACATCAACCTCAATAGAAGTTGGCAGATCTGCTGGCAAACCTTCTACTTCCAATTGTGTTTCCTGTGTCTGGAATACACCGCCAGCTTTCGAACCGGCTGCTGTACCCTGGAAGTCGATCGATACACTTACGCTGATCGGCTTGTTCTTGGAAATTTGCAGGAAGTCTACATGGAGCAAACGTCCGTTACGCTCTTGCTGATCCTTGATCAGCACTGGAATCGTTTTACCGCCCTCAACATTCAGGTTGAACATCTCGGAGCGGCCTGTGCGTGCCACTTTCAGCACTTCTTTTTCATCTACATGTATGGAGGAACCTTCTTGTCCCGGGCCGTATACGACAGCGGGAACTCGTCCACCTTGTCTTAACAGGCGCAATGCTGCACCTTTCTTTTCCGTTCTTGGCGTTGCTGTAAGTTGAGCCATTTTTCCGTTGGATTTCATGATTGAACATCCTCCTTCAAGGGATCACTACATTATATTTGTTGGAAAGCGCTAAGGCTTCTCTCGTAGACCATAATGGTCTTTTTTTCTTTGGCCGAATCGTGGGCCATATCTATATTTACCCCAATGATAGAGGATCTCAAACACGGAACAGGATAATTCTTTATTTTTTGACATGCCAGACTTCTTATAATCAGACCAAAAAAGCAGTCGGAATCTCTTCCAACTGCTGGTTTATCAAGGGTTTTGACGAACTACCTTATGATGTTATTAAAAAGAACATTATGCACTATTACGCCCCTCTGAATTATCCCTTTCGCGAATGACCTGCATCTCGTCTGAACCACTGCGGACCGTAATGTGTACATCTCCATCTTCAGGTACGATATCCACATAACGATCTCCGCATGTATCTTTGGCCTCCCACTCGTTCAGTCGAATGATGAGTCCCAAGTGGTGCAAACCTGGAGCTACGCGGAAACGGGCTTCAGCGTAATTTCCAACTTGTTCCAGTCGTACCGCTCCGTCTTCCATACCTGTGCCCCATACCCAGACATCCCAACCTTCATAATGCTGGTCTTCCCGTTCGTATCGGAGCGTGACCGTTCGCGAAATCTGTTTATGAATGCTTACGCCAAGCGTTGCCCGGATCCCTCCAGATTCAGCAATAATATGGGTTGCTCCAGGTGTCATCGCACGTACGATCCCCGCTGCACTCACTGCTGCCAGTTCCGGATGAGAGGAGCTCCAACGTATGTTTGAATCCTGAAGCGGCTGACCGAATTGATCAAGCACTAATGCACGAAAGCGACTGATTCGAGTCATGTACATGACAGGTTCGCCCACAATTTCGATTCGCTCCGCATGACGATGATCCACCTGTAACATACAGGTTGCCGTTATCTCCCCACAGTGGACTGTAATCGAAGCTTCCCCACATTCCAGCGCTTGGATTGTTCCATCAGGTTGTATCCGAATAATATCTGGCTCAGAAGAAGTCCAGGTAACCGGGGCATTCTCTACCACATTGCCGATGCTGTCCCTTACAATGGCTCGCAGTTTAGTGGTCTCCTTCGGACTGTATACCTGACGTGGAAAACTAATCTCCAGGGTAGCCGGTTCAGCGCCTCCAGGATGCTCTGTGTCATACAAAACCATCAATGACCACCGTTCTACCTGAACAGTGCCACGAACGGTCTCGATCAGATCTGTACCTGCCTGATGATCGTTGACCACGATATGCCAGTCACCTTCCCCCAGGTCCACATGCTGCTGATGTTCCGTTCCGTTATAAATGACCATAATCTGATTCCAGGTATCCTGATTCGCTCCATCCTGAAGTATAAAAGCAACCACATTGCCGTCGCCACGGATCACACGAAGGTGATTACGTACCTGTTCGGCATCAATCATACGAAAGGCGGGATGAGTACGTCGCAGATGAATAAGACCACGGTAGTAGTCAAACACCGGTCTGAACCGCGATTTATTGGCCCATGTGATGGTGTTCACCGCATCCCCGCTCCGATAACTGTTATGATCACCGGCTTTGGATCGGAGCATCTCATCCCCTGCATGCAGAAACGGAATGCCCTGAGAGGTAAGTAGAATACCGGAAGACAGCAACGAACGACGAACCATCTCATGATCCATTACATCATCTGCATCGACATACCGATAAGGATCGGCTGCTTTTACAGCCGACTCCGCACTTCCGCCTCCAACGGGCTGTCCGTCCTTCCATACGGGAAAACCTAATTCATGTCTGAGGTTCATCGTGGTCGCAACTTTATCCCACAGATTGAGATTGTCATGGGCAGTCACATAATTGACGGTTTCCACAGGTGAAGATGTAAAATCATCCAATGCTCCTGCTAATCCCCTAATAATCTCATATTCCTGTCCTCCGGCACCCGTGACAAACCCTCTGCCACTGCCATCACTATCACCCTTGATTGCACTGCGAAAATGATCATTAAATACAGCAAATCCCTGACCTCGCTGGGTTCCTTTTAACGTTTTGCGGTCCAAAGGTGAATCTCCGCCCGTCCAGGGTTCCCCATAGATCAGAAACGCCGGATCGATCTGTTCCCGCAATTCGCGCGTTAATTCATTCATCGTTTCCGTATCAATCAGGGCCATGAGGTCAAATCGAAATCCGTCCACATGATATTCTTCTGCCCAATATCGGAGAGAATCCAAAATATATTTTCGCACCATTGGACGTTCGGTCGCCAATTCATTGCCTACACCAGAACCATTACTGAGGGTGCCATCCTCCCGATAACGGTAATAATAGCCTGGTACAATCCGTTCAAAAGGTCCCTCTTCCACGCTATACGTATGGTTATAGACAACATCAAGTACAACGCGAATGCCTTGTCTGTGCAGTGATTGAACGAGGGATTTGAACTCTCGGATGCGAACTGCCGGATCACGTGGATCTGTCGCATACGAACCTTCGGGAACGTTATAATGCTGGGGATCATATCCCCAGTTGTATGGTGCTCTGACATTAGAACCCACATCCGCCGCAGCGAGTTCATTCACCGTCTGATAATCCGCTACAGGCATAAGATGCACATGAGTGACGCCCAGTTCGGCAAGATGGTCTATCCCAATGCTATTGCCCGCTCTGTCGGTGAGTCCGGATGCCGTGAATGCCAAATATTTTCCCTTATACGGAATATCTGCATGGGGGTCCGAGGAGAAATCACGGACATGCAGCTCATATAGAACGGCATCCACCGGACGCAGAAAAGCAGGTTTGACATCCAGGTCCCAATCGACCGGATTGGTGGTCTCAGGATCGATAATGGCTGTTCGTTGCCCATTAGCTGTTACCGCTCTGGCATACGGATCTGCAACTACTTCAATCCGCTGATCATCATGGGTGATTCGGTACATATAAAAATGTCCTGCCCAATCGCCGTTAAGCTCCCGACTCCATATTCCATCCGCATCGCGCGTCAGAGCATGTTCCTGCCCACCTTCATGATCTTGTACTTTGCCACTATCGTTGTAATGACCTTCATCTACAAAAACCAATATATAAACCTGTTGTGCCGTAGGTGCCCACAATTTAAAAGTACTTGCAGCACGAGTATATGTTAAGCCAAGATCGTTGCCTTCGTAACGAAAAGAAGTCCATTCCGGCATCGTTCCCACCGCCTTTATATCCATTGATTTCGTGTTGTCCCGATGTTACGGAGTGGGACGTGATTTGTCAACCCGGGGTTGTCTGTACTCATCATATCGGTTCCATTCAAGTATTCAATTAGCAATCGCTTTCAAATTATAGATATGTAAACAAGCGCCATAGATTGACAGCATTTGTACCTGTCCCGACAAAAAAAGTTTGAAATATATAAGAATATTTGCAGAACGAACGTGGTATGAAGGAAAACTATACTAAACTACGCACTAAAATGGCGGACGTTTAATAAAGATCGAGCAGGACAAAGTCCTCCTACGACTGAGGCACTTCTCTTTAACTCGACACAAAATCCCCTTTCCAATTGGAAGGGGATTCGTTTTTTTTATTTTGCACCCAATTTATGGGGACATCTTGGACGTGTCCTTGTGAGCACTCTTCCTATTGCGGGCACACCTCATTTCTTGGCAACCATTGTGGCGATCAGGAATTCGAATACATCACCGTTATAGATAAAGCATTCACAGTCACCTGTCCGTCCTGCACGATACGTATCGCATCGACATCGGCTTTCCCTTCCTCTACGACCACATTCCATGTCCCTGTGGGAACAGAGACGGTACGGGTTTCTTTTGCAGCATTATAGATGACGACAATGCGTTCCCATGAATCGCTGACGGCCGCACCTTCCAATTCATAGGCTAGTACACCATTACCTTTTTCAAGAAGACGAACATGCTTCTCGATCTCTTCCCGTGTACGAAGTCGAAAAGCTGGATGCTCTCGCCGAAGACGGATCAGCCCACGATAATAGTCAAACACCGGCTTGAACTGTCGCTTTTGCTCCCAATGAATGGCATTGACTACGTCCCCACTCTGATGGCTGTTGGCATCCCCATATTTGCTGCGAAGCAGCTCATCTCCAGCCGCGATCAGAGGGACACCCTGGGAGGTTAGCACGATACCATTGGCAAGCAGACAACGCCTAACCGTCTCATTCTCCAGAATGTGTTCTGGATCGATCTGCAGGTAAGGCTTCGCCTTCTCTACAGCCTCTTCCACACTTTTGCATCCGCGGATACTTCCATCCTCGTTATAGGTGAGGAAATTCAGCGTATCGTGTAGTCCTTGTGTATGTGCGACTTTGTCCCACAGGTTGAGATTATCATGCACCGTTACATAATTAATGGTTTCGGATGGGCCATCCGCAAAATCATCGATGGCTCCCCGTACGCCTGTCCACAATTCGCCTTCTTTCCCGTCCGCGCCCGTCGCAAATCCCGTCCCGGTTCCATCGCTGTCTCCCTTGATCACTCCGCGGAAATTGTCGTTAAACACGGCGAAACCAGCACCGCGCTGCACTCCTTTAAGAGTCATATCATCTCCAAGCGGTGAATCCAGTGCCCCCCATGGTTCACCATACAGCAATACGGATGGGGATACTTCGGCGTGTAACTCCGCTGCAAGCTGTTTCATCGTAGTGGTGTCCATCAGGCCCATCAGGTCAAATCGAAAACCATCCACATGATACTCCTCTGCCCAGTAACGCACCGAATCGATAATGAACTTGCGAACCATGGCACGTTCAGTAGCCACCTCGTTGCCCGTACCTGAACCATTGCTATATGTCCCATCGGCATTTTGGCGATAGTAGTAACCTGGTACCAGTTTTTCAAACGAGCTGCCTGCCGTATCAAACGTATGATTATATACGACATCCATAATGACACCTATTCCCTTGTTATGAAGGGCTTGTACCATTGACTTGAACTCACGAATTCGTATCTCCGGATCATCCGCGCGTGAGGCATAGGAACCTTCCGGGACATTGTAATGAAGTGGATCATATCCCCAGTTATAGTTGGAGGCATCAGACGTATCACCATCCACCCTTGATTCATCCACCGTCGCAAAATCAAATACAGGCAGCAGATGCACATGAGTAATCCCCAGTTCAACCAAATGA belongs to Paenibacillus sp. FSL H8-0079 and includes:
- a CDS encoding 50S ribosomal protein L25 → MKSNGKMAQLTATPRTEKKGAALRLLRQGGRVPAVVYGPGQEGSSIHVDEKEVLKVARTGRSEMFNLNVEGGKTIPVLIKDQQERNGRLLHVDFLQISKNKPISVSVSIDFQGTAAGSKAGGVFQTQETQLEVEGLPADLPTSIEVDVSGLDIGDRLTAADIKLNKGLTLVTSPESIIASVMPPQAVEEEPTASAEEAEPAAEEKAEEE
- the pulA gene encoding type I pullulanase: MPEWTSFRYEGNDLGLTYTRAASTFKLWAPTAQQVYILVFVDEGHYNDSGKVQDHEGGQEHALTRDADGIWSRELNGDWAGHFYMYRITHDDQRIEVVADPYARAVTANGQRTAIIDPETTNPVDWDLDVKPAFLRPVDAVLYELHVRDFSSDPHADIPYKGKYLAFTASGLTDRAGNSIGIDHLAELGVTHVHLMPVADYQTVNELAAADVGSNVRAPYNWGYDPQHYNVPEGSYATDPRDPAVRIREFKSLVQSLHRQGIRVVLDVVYNHTYSVEEGPFERIVPGYYYRYREDGTLSNGSGVGNELATERPMVRKYILDSLRYWAEEYHVDGFRFDLMALIDTETMNELTRELREQIDPAFLIYGEPWTGGDSPLDRKTLKGTQRGQGFAVFNDHFRSAIKGDSDGSGRGFVTGAGGQEYEIIRGLAGALDDFTSSPVETVNYVTAHDNLNLWDKVATTMNLRHELGFPVWKDGQPVGGGSAESAVKAADPYRYVDADDVMDHEMVRRSLLSSGILLTSQGIPFLHAGDEMLRSKAGDHNSYRSGDAVNTITWANKSRFRPVFDYYRGLIHLRRTHPAFRMIDAEQVRNHLRVIRGDGNVVAFILQDGANQDTWNQIMVIYNGTEHQQHVDLGEGDWHIVVNDHQAGTDLIETVRGTVQVERWSLMVLYDTEHPGGAEPATLEISFPRQVYSPKETTKLRAIVRDSIGNVVENAPVTWTSSEPDIIRIQPDGTIQALECGEASITVHCGEITATCMLQVDHRHAERIEIVGEPVMYMTRISRFRALVLDQFGQPLQDSNIRWSSSHPELAAVSAAGIVRAMTPGATHIIAESGGIRATLGVSIHKQISRTVTLRYEREDQHYEGWDVWVWGTGMEDGAVRLEQVGNYAEARFRVAPGLHHLGLIIRLNEWEAKDTCGDRYVDIVPEDGDVHITVRSGSDEMQVIRERDNSEGRNSA
- the pulA gene encoding type I pullulanase, translated to MIEEDKQELLFSEDTYEGRDLGVTLEAHGCLFKVWSPLAVQMELLLYPPLTGGSPEEEPNRLKQQTLPMRKKEQGVWVLKLEGDLSSYRYMYKPTFEDGHSTTAVDPYARAVTMNGEMGVIVRLEQTDPLGWSEDVRPELISPVDAVLYELHVRDFSIHSSSGITNKGKYMAFTETGLHDSDGNTLGIDHLVELGITHVHLLPVFDFATVDESRVDGDTSDASNYNWGYDPLHYNVPEGSYASRADDPEIRIREFKSMVQALHNKGIGVIMDVVYNHTFDTAGSSFEKLVPGYYYRQNADGTYSNGSGTGNEVATERAMVRKFIIDSVRYWAEEYHVDGFRFDLMGLMDTTTMKQLAAELHAEVSPSVLLYGEPWGALDSPLGDDMTLKGVQRGAGFAVFNDNFRGVIKGDSDGTGTGFATGADGKEGELWTGVRGAIDDFADGPSETINYVTVHDNLNLWDKVAHTQGLHDTLNFLTYNEDGSIRGCKSVEEAVEKAKPYLQIDPEHILENETVRRCLLANGIVLTSQGVPLIAAGDELLRSKYGDANSHQSGDVVNAIHWEQKRQFKPVFDYYRGLIRLRREHPAFRLRTREEIEKHVRLLEKGNGVLAYELEGAAVSDSWERIVVIYNAAKETRTVSVPTGTWNVVVEEGKADVDAIRIVQDGQVTVNALSITVMYSNS